CGGTGGAATACCGCCTGCCACGCATCAACCAGGTGCAGGTCAACGCCAAGATCGACCTGAGCTTTGCCCGCGTGCTGCGCGCCGCGTTGCGTCAGGATCCAGACATCGTGCTGATAGGTGAGATGCGTGACCAGGAAACCGCCGAAATCGGCCTGCGAGCGGCACTCACCGGTCACCTGGTGCTGTCGACCCTGCACACCAACGACGCCCTAACCTCGGCCATGCGCCTGATCGACATGGGGGCTGAACCCTTTCTCGTCGCCACTTCGCTGAATGCCGTATTGGCCCAGCGCCTGGTACGCCGGGTATGCGAAAACTGCATGCAGGATCACACCCCGGATGCCCGCCAACTGGTCTGGCTGGAAAGCCTCTACAAGGCTCCGCTGCTCGGGCGCAGCTTCAAGCGTGGCGCCGGGTGTCACCAGTGCCATAACACCGGTTATGCCGGCCGGGTGGGTGTCTACGAGCTGCTGGAAATGGACGACGGCATGGTCGCCGCCCTGCGCCGCAATGACCCGCAAGGCTTTGCCGAGGCCGCGCAGGCCAGCGCCAATTACCGCCCACTGGCCGCTTGCGCGCTGGATTACGCCTTGGCCGGGGTCACCAGCGTGGATGAAGTGCTGAAAGTCTGCGCCACCCTGACCGATGAAGGGGTGGCCTGATGGCGAGCATATGGCGCCAGGAGGCAGGGCGGTGAGCCTGTATCGCTTTACCGGTCGTGATGCCCAGGGCGGCAAAATCATCGGCAGCCGCGAGGCCGGTTCTGCTGACAGCCTGGCCAGTGAATTGTTGGCCGAACGCATTACCCCGCTGACCATCGAGGAGCAGGCGCAGAGCAACGACAGTGACGTGTTCGCTCAGCTCAAGGAGCGCCTGCGGCGCAAGCATGTTGACCTGGAAGAGCTGATTATCTTCTGCCGGCAGATGTACAGCCTGAGCAAAGCCGGTGTGCCGATCATCCGTGCGATTGGTGGTCTGGCCGAATCCAGCCGCAACCTTTACCTGCGCGAAGTGCTGCAGGCGGTACGCAGTGATCTGGAGGGCGGGCAGGGCATGGCCGTGGCGCTTAACGCCCATCCCAAGGTGTTCAACACCCTGTTTGTCAGCATGATCAGCGTCGGGGAAAACACCGGTCAGCTCGATCAGGCCTTTCGCCAGTTGTCGGTGTATCTGGAACTGGAGCGCGAAACCCGCAAGCGCATCAAGCAGGCCACCCGTTACCCGCTGTTCGTGCTTTCGGCCATGGCGGTGGCGCTGGTGGTGATCAACCTGTTCGTAATTCCCGCCTTCTCCAAGGTCTTTGCCCAGTTCAAGGCTGAGCTGCCCTGGGCCACGCAGATCCTGATCGGCACGTCGCAGTTCTTTCAGGATTTCTGGTGGCTGCTGGCGCTGCTGTTCGGTGGCAGTCTGTATGGTTTTTTCAAATGGATCGAGACTGATGCCGGTGCCCTGAAGTGGGACCAGATCAAACTACGCCTGCCGATTGTCGGCGGCATCTTCGAGCGGATTGCCCTGGCGCGTTTCACCCGCACCTTCGCGATGATGTACCGCGCGGGTGTGCCCTTGCTGCAGACCCTGTCGATCAACAGTGCCAGCGTGGGCAACCGCTATATCGGCCAGGCGATTCTGGCCATGCGTGAAGGCATTGAACGCGGTGAAGCCCTGACCCGCACCGCGTCTGCCAGCGGGCTGTTTACCCCGCTGGTGTTGCAGATGATGGCCGTTGGTGAGGAAACCGGCGCGCTCGACGACCTGTTTGTCGAGGTGGCGGATTTCTATGAGCAGGAAGTGGATTACGACCTCAAGCAACTGGCCGATGCCATTGAACCTATTCTGATTGTGGCCATGGGCATCATGGTGCTGGTGCTGGCGCTGGGTGTGTTTTTGCCCATGTGGGAACTGGCCTCGGCCGCCAAGGGTGGCGGTTGAAGGGCGAATACCAGCTGGCGAGCCGGATGCGCTTGGCGCGTCGGCTCGGTTGGGCGGCTACCGGCCTGATGCTGGCGGCTGTGGTGCTGGCGCTGGCCTGGCAGATCGCCCAGGTCAGCGAGCGGCGTGCGCAACAAGCCACCCGTGAGCACCTGGCCAGCAGCCTGGCGAGCCTCACGGCTGAGCAGCTGGCGCAGGACCGTTTGCTGACGCGCGGCATGTTGGTCGGTAATCCGTTCCTGTTGCTGCGCTGGCAACAGGACAACTACTGCGGCGAGCTGGCGCGTGGTGAAACGCCCACCCGTGGCTGCTGGTACTGGTTGGCTGAGCCCGGTTGGGTGCTGTACCGCTGGCGCTTCAGTGACGGATGGGCAAAAGACTCGACCGAGCTGCAGGCCTACCGGGTGCAGGCGGTTCCTCAGGCTACAGCGACAGGTGCACACTGGCGGGGCAGAGGTCTGGCCCTTGAACTTCAGGCAGTACCCCAGGCGCAAATTGCCGCGCAGGGGTTGATTGAGTAGGAGAGCGCCATGCAACACAACCGGGGTTTCACCCTGATCGAATTGGTGGTGGTCATCGTCATCCTCGGCGTGCTCGCTGCGGTGGCCTTGCCACGTTTTATCAACGTCACCAAGGATGCCCACGAAGCCGCCGTACGCGGTGCCGGCGGGGCGCTGGCCTCGGCCGTGCTGCTGGTGCGCGCGCAGTGGGAAGTCAATCGTGGCAATGGCGATGACACTACGCCCAACACCGATGTGGTCGGCTTTGGTGACGGCACGGTGGATGTAAATGCCCAGGGTTGGCCGGTCGGCACCGCCGACGTCCTCAACTGCGTGCAGGTGTGGAATGCCATCCTGCAAGG
This DNA window, taken from Pseudomonas sp. SG20056, encodes the following:
- a CDS encoding type II secretion system F family protein; amino-acid sequence: MSLYRFTGRDAQGGKIIGSREAGSADSLASELLAERITPLTIEEQAQSNDSDVFAQLKERLRRKHVDLEELIIFCRQMYSLSKAGVPIIRAIGGLAESSRNLYLREVLQAVRSDLEGGQGMAVALNAHPKVFNTLFVSMISVGENTGQLDQAFRQLSVYLELERETRKRIKQATRYPLFVLSAMAVALVVINLFVIPAFSKVFAQFKAELPWATQILIGTSQFFQDFWWLLALLFGGSLYGFFKWIETDAGALKWDQIKLRLPIVGGIFERIALARFTRTFAMMYRAGVPLLQTLSINSASVGNRYIGQAILAMREGIERGEALTRTASASGLFTPLVLQMMAVGEETGALDDLFVEVADFYEQEVDYDLKQLADAIEPILIVAMGIMVLVLALGVFLPMWELASAAKGGG
- a CDS encoding prepilin-type N-terminal cleavage/methylation domain-containing protein, giving the protein MQHNRGFTLIELVVVIVILGVLAAVALPRFINVTKDAHEAAVRGAGGALASAVLLVRAQWEVNRGNGDDTTPNTDVVGFGDGTVDVNAQGWPVGTADVLNCVQVWNAILQGSAPRVGTASTPANPVDYIASAAGAVCTYTYQLDDLNDSIVYDSSNGTVTTNFDRTTP